The genomic stretch GCAAGCATTCGCGTATCTATAGGTGTGTTTTAGTTCACGCGCCGCTGCGTAGATCGTTTggtgtatgacatcaaaataccgcgagagcaaatCGAAATAACaattctcgcggtacttgatGTCACGTGATGTCGATCGGTTTGCGCAGCACcgcttgtgtatttttatatgaaACTCACCGTTTCATGGTTAGGCTAAATATCCAAATCTTGCTAACGTGTACATTCAAATATATCAGGTGTCATTTACGCCCCTTCTCATATGACtaaacaaggtatttgttcgtTGTGGTGTAAACATACAATTATCACTTGTTGTTTAGTCCTATGGTGGTTGACCACAATGTAGGCTATAATGACTATATATTACTGTAAAAAGCCTCTAAACTTtgatattattattacataatgtcgctaaacaaatgaaaacatttacCGTGTCGAAAAAATAGGCCTAACGTTACTATACACCGCAAATCATATTTTTACTTAGTTTTTGTCTTGCTTAACAATTTTATACTATTAAGATGTAATTACTTCAAAAGCAAAGCATTTCGTGTCATGATTTCAGACAAATACGTGAATGTTTATGCTTAAAATAGTTGTTTGTTGTtgtaataaaacaattttatttctttttaattaaatcatttttcttgttttatgcaaaacattttgttaATGAAATCTGTGAATTCAGTTTTATCCGGTATGTTTGGAACAAAATAACTTGCgtgcaaaaacaacaaagacCACGTTTCTTTTGCAAGAGCACAAGTGGTCTGTCCTGTTACAaataagaaaattaaaaaagcaTGACCCCTGGAGTGGAAAAACCGGTTATGGGTTGACCTGGTGTGGTGGTATCTGTCTGACCAGTCCGTTGCCACATTATTTAAAAGTGAGTTTTGCACTAAGAAAGACATTTGGTTTTGTCAGAGGGAATTAAATGACCCGCGTTAGGTGCAGAGGATAGATCGGACAGTGACCAGACGGAGGGCCTGACAGAAACTGTACATTACAGGTAAACAATCCAGCATGCAAACATTGTTTTGAATCATCTAAAACATCCTGGTACTCGTCAGCTGATTTTGGACAGATGTACTTTATCTGACATTGGGTTTTAAAATTGTTGACAGGTATGGTTTTGTTTCGTTTACGTTAGGTTGCAATTTGCAGCTATACGCAGTTTTACGATGTTGGATGAGGACACAAAAATATGGACCACGGATCAATCTCTAAACTCCATGGAGGTATTATGATAAACATGTTTAACTAAGTACAAATCGTGTTCATGTATCCTAATATTTAGAATGATTAGTAAAATTCATGAAAttaaagtataaataaaaatcacattttcagTTTGTTCAACAGAACGTTTGTGACCCTTTccaatttttttagatttaggctactgttacataaaatcatcctacatcaTGTAAAtgacattctgtgaaaatataaccttgagtAAGATCATGGCGATTGAAATCATAAATTAATGGCTGAAATCAAACTGTTGATTTTTGCGTCACATTTTAGATTTTAGTTCCTGCAAAGAACTGCATGAGCTTGTCTCCTACATTTCAGAAGGGTCCCCTTAAACACCAAGTGAACTTAATTGTTACGTGCACTGTACAAGCTCCAAGTTTGGTGAACTTAACAATTTAAGTTCAGTCTATGTAGCCACCAAGTGAGGTGAACtgaaatatatatgtttttggGAGACCCATTATTTAATTGAATTAAGACAACAACTTTACTCAAATAAATGAGTTCAGTCAACTTATTAGGGTTTTCAGTGCAATTCCATTCCCAGTCATTCTGTCTGGCCCCAAACCTCTTTAGATCTCCTTATTTTCCCTCTTGCCACCTGTATGACGTCTCCTCCCTCTATCCCAGGATCAGCTAGATGTATAAATACTGATGTCAGACACTGTTGTTCACTGGAAAAGTCAAACAAATATGTTATACATCATTTACTAATATAGCTATTGAAATAACATTTTCAGACAAATTTTAAGGTaggtattttttaagtttagatATTAAATTGAGTATTATTTAAGTAATTTATTTCCTGATTATGTTCATATTGTCTATTGAGTATTCTGTTAGGTTCTTTTTTTTTGGTCTTTTGATGGTgatacacattttaatttacaTACAAAAGCTTGTTTCTGTGGTTTCCTAATTTAaagaatgtaaatgtttttcttgtcagtCTTTTTGGTCAGACACTCCTCCAGAGACAATGACACCAGCCATCTCCAGAACGGCTGCAGGGGAGATAAACCATTGGTGGAGTCAACTTAAATTCCGCCTTCAGCACAGGAAAGGATGGAACGAAATGTTAGACGAGACCTTTCTCATGCAGACCAAGAGGTTTGACATATATATGTTTCTTTGTTCAAAATTATGTAAGAAACAACCTTTCAATGGGACTCCTGTGTTAGTAATTTACTGATCAATGTTATACAAACTACTATTCAGTCgataataaatgtaaactgtatatttgcattttaagaAGGAAAGTGCTTGCAAGGCTGtaaaaagtcttaaatgttTAGTAAGCTTCCATTTCTGCTTTAAACTTTGGACACCTTTGCAATGTAATTttactaaaagaaaaaaattcaaaggGAAATTTCCAAGctctaaatgtaaattaaaccaataaaaaagtatttttattttgtaataggaaataatttttaaaaagttgtagAGAAGTTTTAGATATTTGCTGTCTGATGGTTCCCACATGATGTTGTAGAGATGTTGATAATGTCTTTTTGTGTCCTTCAGAGAAAATGACATTCCCCTGTTTTCCGCCACTAAGGAAAATAATGCTGCATGCATTAAGAAGCTTCTTGACTGTTCAACAACAAATATCTTTGAGAGAGGTAAATCACAGTATTTTGTAGTTATTTCAGTGACAAAAGCAGTGTTATGTGGATCTGACACTTGTGTGCCTTCCAGGTGAGCTGGGAGAGACGGCTCTGCATGTTGCTATGATGAATGATAATTTTGAAGCTGCAGTGGCATTAATGGACGGTGCACCAGAGCTCATTAATGAGCCAATGACATCTGAACTTTTCCAAGgtcacacacataaacacaaattaatacaaaaatatgtaatttgtACAAGAATATctttttgaagtgaaaatgcTCTGATCGACAGGTTTGACTGCACTTCACATTGCTGCAGTGAATCAAAATGTCAACTTAGTCCGAGAGTTGATATCTAGAGGAGCTGACGTTACAGCACCAAGGGTCACAGGCATGTACTTTCGCAAAAGAAGAGGAGGGCTTCTGTATTTTGGTGAGCTTTATTATCATTAAGTTACTAAAATATGCACAAGAATCAGTGagattatattattataatatgtgaccctgcctgtaaagtcttataatctaataacaattaatcattgatatcaatctttgacatgaccttactcattAAATATTTAAGACATCAAGATTATCGCAGAATGTTTAtaacattatgtaggatgatttattattatgtagaaaactGTAAATCACAAGAAATTAATCTGGGTTTTCACATAGCCTAATAAAATTTTTTCGTGTGGCTGTAGGTGAACATATCCTGGCATTTGCTAGTTGTGTgggaaatgaagaaataatctCAATGCTAATAAAGGCTGGTGCTAATATTCGGGCACAGGATTCCTTGGGTAAGAAATATAACCGTATAAATTATTTGCCTAATTATTTATTCACCAATATAAACATCCTCGCTTTCTTTCTCTCATGAACAGGTAATACCGCCCTGCATTTGTTAGTGTTGCAGCCCAATAAAACAACAGCGTGTCAGATTTTTGATATGCTTATGATGCGAGATGCGGAAATGGACCACGCTGTTCCTCTAGACATGATTCCCAACTACAGGGGACACACACCATTCAAACTCGCTGCTAAAGAGGGCAACCTTGTGGTGAGTTTTCATTCACCTCATCAATAAACAAAGCAAAATCTATCTTTACTGTTTTAGGATTACAAAGTAACAGAAGGAACTGAAAGATCTGTTTTTTATATTGCTGCCTAAATGCTATGCAGGCTTTCCAGCACTTGGTCAACCGCAGACGGGTTATTCAGTGGAGTCTGGGGCCGCTGTCCTCCAACCTTTATGACCTCACTGAGATTGACTCCAGAGGCGACAACCTTTCTGTACTTGAGATTATTGTCAGCAGTCAGAAAAAAGAGGTGTGTACATGTGCATAGGACATATCCCACCCCAAAACCCAAAGCATTTGTAGACATGAATTCTTTCAGCTTAAACCAAAGTAACTTTAgctgttttgtgttgttttacaaTCATCTTATTATGGTACGctattgtttttttgtcttaGGCTCGGAAGATTCTCGAGTTGACTCCAGTACAACAGCTTGTTAGGCTGAAGTGGAATATTTACGGGAAACATTACTTCAGGTGCCGTACTATCACTATACAAACATCATATGACAGTatttataattgtttttttgtttttttaattagaCACCCaggtttaaattaatattaaaggacaagtttggtattttacacttaaagccctgttttcaaaTTGTTCATGATGAAATagagcggttttgactgaaatttggacatatgatgctgtcccgagaattttcggttgtttattgtatcacctcccacctctacaatgggtctGTGTactgaaacaatccttcctaaaatgcattaaactttcgtttacaaagacgtgaaactcaccgagtggtcaggggtgttcactgatatgctcacacaaaaatcgctgcaaaagatgctttccaacaggtgttttagcattcgttgtaaacttgcggacctatttttccaaacgcctcacattcgtacattcttccgttgagagattgaataatagacactccagcccagttggtggcgataatccgcctttgccaattgcaagaatagaaacaaagctCCCGGCgcagagtaataccgtacctcacagcacagttttctgacagtcaatggagttggacaaaaactacgataaaacctgttaaaatgcgtcttttgcagcgatttttgtgtgagcatatcagtgaacacccctgaccactcggtgagtttcacgtctttgaaaatgaaagtttaatgcattttaggacggattgttccagtgcacctatagacccattgtagaggtgggaggtgatacaggaaacacccgaaaattctcgagACAGCAtaatatgtccaaatttcagtcaaaacctttCTATTTCCTcttaaacaatctgaaaacaggcctttaagtttaaaattccgaacttgtcctttaaaatttCTTTCCCGTTTTTCTTAATGGTCTCAAGTTTTTCCATACATTCAGCATTTGTAGATTTTAGATCAGCCATCGTATAACTAGCATATGGTGTCCATAgaaatgcactgcaaaaaatgacatagtatttttgtcttgttttcaggaaaaatatctaaataagatgtattttcttgatgggcaaaatgacctaggaaaataagtctagtttttagaccaaaaatctAAACTTTATGTGAATTAGTGctgaaaacaagcaaaaaaatccaccaatggaataagattttttttttaattagtttactttttacataaacacgttttgcttgttttaagcactaattcgcttaaattttatgtattttttgtctaaaaactagatttattttcctaggtcattttgctcatcaagaaaatgcatcttgatttaagaatttttagatatttttttactgaaaacaagacaaaaatactaagtaagaaagtcatgcAGGGTGTATTTAGCTCCAGCAGTATTTTTGACATGCTGTGATCTTTTTCTAGGTTTTTGATGCTGGTGTACCTGGTGTACATTAGTATATTTACTGTGTGTTGCATATACCGCCCCCTTAAGGATCTTCCTGAGAATTACACACTGGCAGACAATGACAAAACCATAAAGATGCAAAAGACCTTCATGGAGAGATCACAATATCCATGTGTATTTACAATATAACATAAATATCAAAGACTGTCCTGCAAGTGAATCCCAacgtgtgtttgtttgtatttagGAGAATTATCAAACGCATGCAGATCACACACGTTTAATTGGAGAGATTTCCAGCGTCATAGGGGCCATCATAATTCTGCTGTTAGAGGTCAGCATAatctttcagttttttaaaataaatgattgaGCCAAAGCAATAATTCAGCATATAAAAACTCatattgtattgttttcagATTCCCAGTATTTTGAGAGTGGGGGCCAAACGCTACTTTGGCCAAAGCGCTCTTGGAGGACCTTTCCATGTCACTCTGTGAGTTTACCCTGTTGTTAGCATAACATGACTCGAAATGACCTGAATTTGTTATGGGTTTTATTAGCCCATGTATTCTATAGGAATCAAACCGTACCATGCTATATACTCCATCATCTGCTCCTATACGACACAACATGAGTTTGACTTGCATGCATTAATTGTTGTACCGTATCTCTGTTTTCTGCCAGGGTTTGCTATGCATGCCTGGTTGTGATTCTGTGTGTTCAGAGGGTGAGTGGATTGGACGGAGAGGCTGTGGTGATGGCCTGGTCTCTGGTTCTCGGTTGGTCCAACGTGATGTACTTTGCCAGAGGTTTTGAAATGTTGGGGCCTTACGTCATTGTGATTCAGAAGGTAGGGTGATAAACAAGAACAGACTTATTCGTATTCAACTGCAATCATAACttaacaatgttttgttttgttttgtagacGATATTTGGAGACTTGACAAAGTTCATGTGGTTGTCCCTCATATTTCTCATTGGATTCTCTTCGGGTCAGTTACAATACCAGatattaaaatgtgtatttttaaccTAAATATTCATATGGCTTGTTCTTACACAACTTTCTTGTCCTCGCTCAGCCTTGTGGATGGTATACATGACTCAAAGCCCTGACGCTATACCAGCATACCGCTCTTTCCCCATCAGCTTATTTTCTCAGTTTGAATTAAGTATTGGATTGATTGATCTGCCAGTGGACCACACTATCTACACCCATCCAGTCGTGCACTGTCTCCATGTCTGCTTCAGCGTGGTCTCCTACATCCTCCTGTTCAATCTCCTCATCGCCATGATGAGTGACACGCAATGGAGGGTCACCCAGGAACGTGATGAACTCTGGCGGGTCCAGGTGAGTAGTGCTGTCGCACGGTAATTGTGGAAAAACGTGGAGCTTTTGGAGACATGTGCATCTCTGTTCCTAGGTAGTGGCCACTACTTTGATGCTGGAAAGAAGGTTTCCACTGTGTCTTTGGCCAAGGTTGGGCGTCTGCGGTCTTTCTTATGGGCTTGGTGAACGCTGGTACCTCCGGTAAGGATCCACAGATCTTAGTTTCATCTTAGCAAAAGTGAGTTTCATTCATGTCTGATGTTCATCTCGTGATTCCAGGGTGGAGGATCGCAATGACCCATTGGTACAAAAGTTGAGGCGCTATATCAATGCATTTTCCAGGGATGATGAATCGggaaaaaaagaggaaaatgaTCCATCGCAAACAAATTCTGTTGAGGAAATCAAGCACATGCCCAGAAGGAAGCCAAATAAATGCTGGCAGCTTATTCGCCAGAGTATAGAAAGTGAAAAGGAAGAAAATGTGGATTGCACAGATATTAAGAATGTCTGAAACAGGTTAAGTAGTAATGTGTAGATGATCACGTTCCCCAGATATGTGCTCCAGTTAACTTATTCTGAATTATTTTAGtgttttacagtatttaaatatatagattatatatattTAGTAGACAACACTGAACTGTGAGATCGGTTTTGTTAAATATCAGTGTAGAAGTTTATTTAAGCAATACAAAATGAGCATTTTAAAATTAGATACATTAGTACAACATTTATGCTTGTGCAAAAAAGGCTCTGTATGTGATTGGTATAGTTAAATTGTGTCCAATTccaatagacccttttactgtttgtacacaacgatgacgtggcagcgtatgcgcgcgcagtttggcaa from Misgurnus anguillicaudatus chromosome 10, ASM2758022v2, whole genome shotgun sequence encodes the following:
- the trpv6 gene encoding transient receptor potential cation channel subfamily V member 6, which produces MLDEDTKIWTTDQSLNSMESFWSDTPPETMTPAISRTAAGEINHWWSQLKFRLQHRKGWNEMLDETFLMQTKRENDIPLFSATKENNAACIKKLLDCSTTNIFERGELGETALHVAMMNDNFEAAVALMDGAPELINEPMTSELFQGLTALHIAAVNQNVNLVRELISRGADVTAPRVTGMYFRKRRGGLLYFGEHILAFASCVGNEEIISMLIKAGANIRAQDSLGNTALHLLVLQPNKTTACQIFDMLMMRDAEMDHAVPLDMIPNYRGHTPFKLAAKEGNLVAFQHLVNRRRVIQWSLGPLSSNLYDLTEIDSRGDNLSVLEIIVSSQKKEARKILELTPVQQLVRLKWNIYGKHYFRFLMLVYLVYISIFTVCCIYRPLKDLPENYTLADNDKTIKMQKTFMENYQTHADHTRLIGEISSVIGAIIILLLEIPSILRVGAKRYFGQSALGGPFHVTLVCYACLVVILCVQRVSGLDGEAVVMAWSLVLGWSNVMYFARGFEMLGPYVIVIQKTIFGDLTKFMWLSLIFLIGFSSALWMVYMTQSPDAIPAYRSFPISLFSQFELSIGLIDLPVDHTIYTHPVVHCLHVCFSVVSYILLFNLLIAMMSDTQWRVTQERDELWRVQVVATTLMLERRFPLCLWPRLGVCGLSYGLGERWYLRVEDRNDPLVQKLRRYINAFSRDDESGKKEENDPSQTNSVEEIKHMPRRKPNKCWQLIRQSIESEKEENVDCTDIKNV